A genomic segment from Acyrthosiphon pisum isolate AL4f chromosome A3, pea_aphid_22Mar2018_4r6ur, whole genome shotgun sequence encodes:
- the LOC100570666 gene encoding putative 3,4-dihydroxy-2-butanone kinase, with product MSQPTKLYAKCSPSQKNGETYKIKHPSIVDIISQDSTGDHGSMDQGMVEGSDQSFTTTACLEGLVRTDGHGRQLVLLDGNTVYWRGHQSLSSGKGRVKVMAGHRGGHYPTFARYVGAGMLDAAVAGPDPGRHPNAGHVLTAIRELDDHYGVLVLVASETAAILNYGIAAQKARTQGIIVKLLAVGDDVIRSRSTTGGRRRGSAGIVLICKIAGALAAGGHSLAKIFAVCQRLSMDRVATVNAVISLKKRTYDEDTSTKYNYFIP from the exons ATGTCTCAACCTACAAAGCTTTACGCAAAATGCAGTCCGTCGCAAAAAAACGGAGAAacgtacaaaataaa GCATCCCTCAATAGTAGACATTATTTCTCAAGACTCGACCGGAGATCACGGTTCCATGGATCAAGGCATGGTCGAGGGCAGCGACCAAAGTTTCACGACTACAGCTTGCCTCGAAGGACTGGTCCGGACGGACGGTCATGGTCGACAGCTGGTCTTGTTGGACGGAAACACGGTTTACTGGCGTGGACATCAGTCTTTGTCTTCCGGAAAAGGCCGCGTGAAAGTGATGGCTGGTCACCGTGGTGGCCATTACCCCACGTTTGCACGTTACGTGGGTGCTGGAATGTTGGACGCCGCCGTTGCCGGCCCGGACCCTGGTCGACATCCGAACGCCGGTCACGTGCTGACGGCCATCCGGGAGCTGGACGATCACTATGGGGTACTGGTGCTGGTGGCCAGCGAGACGGCGGCCATCCTCAACTATGGCATCGCAGCCCAAAAGGCCCGTACTCAGGGCATTATTGTCAAA CTATTGGCGGTCGGTGATGACGTTATCCGAAGTCGGTCGACGACTGGTGGCCGAAGACGTGGTTCTGCGGGCATAGTGTTGATATGCAAAATAGCTGGAGCCCTGGCGGCCGGCGGCCACAGCCTGGCCAAGATTTTTGCCGTATGTCAGCGCCTGTCTATGGACCGCGTAGCCACGGTAAACGCTgtgataagtttaaaaaaacggACGTACGACGAAGACACTAGCACCAA atataattacTTTATTCCATAA
- the LOC100159262 gene encoding acetyl-coenzyme A transporter 1, which yields MLKNTKMNEEKSEIPKDSSSDRPNLKGDWLNFYFLILLYTFQGTTTGLSYAFPIILQNTKFVTYNDQAILSFVLWPFSFKLLWAPVVDALHFQWIGRRKSWYIPIQFLIGILFLFFGNNIDDWLPESGKPNLSMIVCVLFIINFLAATQDIVVDSWALSLLKKNNVSYSSTCNSTGIAFGLYIGSVCPILLSSEYFCNKYLRLTPHEGGILSIKSFLLFWGIVFLFVTFLVIFKKERNKELEEEDADPLKINIIQSYKLLWDIFKIKHMKLLLMAILTSMIGLSTSESVTNLKLIDAGVSKDDIMIITTAMFILKMCLPIFVTKYTTGPKPISLYLQLMPARLLWSIIFALLIYYTPRIIQDDGVVPTFHYLLIGFVFAVNRIMAQIMVTCMVAFFSRISDIRFGGMYMTLLNTVRSIGWVIPNTSFLKMVDMLTFSSCSNGVQNSCSTPYLENICNLNDGHCEAVVDGYYVEVIICLVVGFVWFAVFKKHLKFFESKDRSHWLLDLNRPGNA from the exons atgttgaaaaatacaaaaatgaatgaaGAAAAATCAGAAATACCAAAGGATTCTTCTTCAGATCGACCAAATCTGAAGGGAGATTGGTTAAACttctattttttgatattacttTACACTTTCCAAGGTACTACTACAGGTTTGTCCTACGCTTTTCCCATTATACTTCAAAATACGAAATTTGTAACATATAACGATCAA GCTATATTAAGTTTTGTACTATGGCCTTTTAGCTTTAAGCTTTTATGGGCACCAGTCGTAGACGCATTACATTTTCAGTGGATAGGACGACGAAAATCATGGTACATtcctattcaatttttaatcg GAATACTCTTTCTCTTTTTCGGCAATAACATCGATGACTGGTTACCTGAGTCAGGAAAACCAAATCTCAGCATGATCGTATGCGTATTGttcatcattaattttttgGCTGCTACTCAGGACATAGTAGTTGACAGTTGGGCATTGAGTTTGTTGAAAAA aaATAATGTGAGTTATTCATCCACGTGTAATAGCACAGGTATAGCATTCGGATTGTATATTGGTTCCGTGTGTCCAATTCTTCTTTCTTCTGAGTACTTCTGTAACAAATACTTACGATTAACCCCACACGAAGGAGGAATACTAAGCATCAAAA gttttttattattttggggcattgtgtttttgtttgtcacatttttagtcatatttaaaaaagaaagaaaCAAAGAATTAGAAGAAGAAGACGCCGACCCTCTTAAGATCAATATTATTCAGAGTTATAAGCTGTTAtgggatatttttaaaatcaaacatatgaaattattgttaatggCTATTCTGACGTCTATG attGGATTGTCTACATCAGAATCCGTTACAAATTTGAAGCTTATCGACGCTGGTGTATCAaaagatgatattatgataataactaCAGCTATGTTCATTCTAAAAATGTGTCTACCAATTTTCGTAACCAAATACACTACGGGCCCAAAACCGATAAGTTTATATCTACAACTGATGCCAGCCAG ATTGCTTTGGAGTATTATTTTTGCTCTCCTAATTTATTACACTCCGCGTATAATTCAAGATGATGGAGTTGTGCCTACGtttcattatttacttattgGATTTGTATTCGCAGTAAACAGA ataatGGCCCAAATCATGGTAACTTGCATGGTAGCATTTTTCTCACGGATTAGTGACATTCGATTCGGAGGCATGTACATGACATTGCTGAACACCGTTCGCAGCATTGGATGGGTAATACCAAATACGTCGTTTCTTAAAATGGTCGACATGTTAACGTTTAGTTCGTGTTCGAATGGCGTCCAAAATAGTTGTTCTACGccatatttagaaaat ATATGCAATTTAAACGATGGCCATTGTGAAGCGGTTGTGGATGGTTATTATGTTGAGGTAATAATTTGTCTGGTTGTTGGATTTGTTTGGTTTGCCGTTTTCAAAAAGCATCTTAAATTTTTCGAATCAAAGGATCGTTCTCATTGGTTATTAGATTTGAATCGACCTGGGAACGCTTAA
- the LOC100159922 gene encoding acetyl-coenzyme A transporter 1 has protein sequence MIDTPTSRHEIEKPADDSTWHKPNLKGDWCNLYLLTMLYTMQGIPFGLSVGLPIIFQSKNIVTYDDQGSISYVLWPYAIRLLWAPIVDSFYVRWIGRRKSWFIPLQYLIGALLLYLANNTDEWLPESGKPNLKMIVCLLFVINLLNTTQDIAVDSWALTMLKKNNVSYASTCNCIGIAIGMFIGSVCPILLSSEQFCNRYLRLTPGPGGIISIKSLIFLWGVVFLLITTLVTIFKKEKDTGLEDVKINIFQNYKLIWSLLELSSMRVFLIAVLTSTIGYSTMDTVANLKLIDAGVSRDDIMLMTTAMSVLRIFLPLPLAKYTGGPKPLSLYMKCTPIRLLWSVPYVLLIYYTPFLIKNNGVVNVPIYYYFILGFIFTINELLADIMIITHLSFFIKISDPRFGGTYLTLLNTARSLSWVIPNTVILKMVDVLTFNKCSNDDYGSCSTTNFQNICTKQGHNCMTILDGYYIEAAICMTIGFVWYAIFKSHYKILQSKNNSHFIVDLKRPISVYL, from the exons ATGATAGATACACCAACAAGTAGACATGAAATAGAAAAACCTGCTGATGACTCAACTTGGCATAAACCAAATTTGAAAGGAGATTGGTGTAATCTTTATTTACTGACAATGCTTTACACCATGCAAGGCATACCTTTTGGATTGTCAGTGGGCTTACCAATAATTTTTcagagtaaaaatattgtaacttatGATGATCaa ggtTCAATCAGTTATGTTCTATGGCCGTATGCTATAAGACTATTATGGGCACCAATAGTTGACTCATTCTACGTACGGTGGATTGGCCGACGAAAATCTTGGTTTATACCCCTTCAATACTTAATAG GTgcgttattactatatttggCTAATAACACGGATGAATGGTTGCCTGAGTCAGGAAAACCGAACCTTAAGATGATTGTTTGTTTGTTGTTCGTCATAAACTTGTTGAATACTACCCAAGATATAGCCGTTGATAGTTGGGCATTGACTATGTTGAAAAA aaataatGTGAGTTATGCATCCACTTGCAATTGTATAGGTATCGCCATCGGAATGTTTATTGGTTCTGTTTGCCCGATTCTTCTTTCATCCGAGCAATTCTGTAACAGATATTTACGACTCACACCCGGTCCAGGAGGAATAATCAGTATCAAAA GTCTCATCTTTCTTTGGGGCGTCGTGTTTTTATTAATCACAACTTTAGTTACTATCTTTAAAAAAGAAAAGGATACTGGGTTAGAAGATGTAAagatcaatatttttcagaattataaactaatatggAGTCTATTAGAGCTTTCTAGTATGAGAGTATTTTTGATAGCTGTTCTAACATCGACA ATTGGGTATTCTACAATGGACACGGTGGCGAACTTGAAATTAATTGACGCTGGTGTTTCTAGAGATGACATTATGTTAATGACTACTGCCATGTCTGTCTTAAGAATATTCTTACCTCTTCCACTAGCCAAGTATACTGGGGGTCCGAAACCGCTCAGTTTGTATATGAAATGTACGCCAATAAG GTTACTCTGGAGTGTACCATATGTTCTGTTGATTTATTATACGCcgtttttgattaaaaataatggaGTTGTGaatgtaccaatatattattattttatcttaggttttatatttacaataaatgaa ctGCTGGCTGACATCATGATAATTACACATTTATCTTTCTTCATTAAGATTAGTGATCCTCGATTTGGAGGCACTTACTTAACATTATTGAATACAGCTCGAAGTTTATCATGGGTAATACCAAAcactgttattttaaaaatggttgATGTTTTAACATTCAATAAGTGTTCAAACGATGACTATGGTAGTTGTTCTACgaccaattttcaaaat ATTTGTACAAAACAGGGCCATAATTGCATGACAATTTTGGACGGTTACTATATTGAAGCAGCCATTTGTATGACGATTGGATTTGTTTGGTATGCTATTTTTAAGAGCCATTACAAAATTCttcaatcaaaaaataattcacattttattgttgatttgaaAAGACCAATTTCAGTATATCTCTAA
- the LOC100161308 gene encoding acetyl-coenzyme A transporter 1, producing MNKPYTTKCDPEEAVVANKSTMPNTPNLKGDWLNFNLLLLLYVLQGFPIGLSGTLPIILQSRKMVTYEEQALFSIVLWPYTLKVLFAPLVDSLYVQRIGRRKSWLLPLQYLVGTILMYTANNIDDWLPESGKPNLTMIVCVVFAINVLSAIQDIVVDGWSLTMLKKNNVGYASTCNATGLPIGMFIGSVCPILLVSEDFNNKYFRVMPTTGGLMTLQTFIYLWSIIFLLITTLIGIFKKEKDNKLELDHVKISVFQNYKLLWDILKKPKIRLLAIALLTARFGFSGMDTASDLKLIDAGISKDDIMIIETGMYAVKFIMPIFVSKYISGPKPMDLYLTMTPIRLIWSITYMVLIYYTPSLINNNGDIKVPIYYYFSLTLIFAVNTMLSFFMLLALYAFFCRSSDPRFGGTYMALYNTFYFLGWLIPNTLVLKMIALLTFSTCSNDIRNSCLTPDLKSVCAVNGGSCEVFVDGYFITMIICMVIGFIWYFLYRNKLKNYKPMSTSEWSVNVS from the exons ATGAATAAACCATACACAACTAAATGCGATCCCGAGGAAGCTGTAGTAGCTAACAAATCTACTATGCCAAACACACCTAATCTGAAAGGAGATTGGTTAAACTTCAACTTGTTGTTATTGCTTTACGTTCTACAGGGATTTCCAATAGGCTTATCCGGTACTCTTCCAATCATTTTACAGAGTAGAAAAATGGTGACTTATGAAGAACAG gCTTTATTTAGTATTGTGCTTTGGCCTTATACATTGAAAGTTTTATTTGCCCCATTAGTAGACTCATTATACGTACAACGGATTGGAAGAAGAAAATCTTGGTTATTACCTCTtcaatatttagtag GGACAATTTTGATGTATACGGCAAATAATATCGATGATTGGTTGCCCGAATCTGGGAAGCCAAACCTAACGATGATCGTATGTGTGGTATTTGCTATCAATGTCCTCTCCGCAATTCAAGATATTGTCGTTGACGGTTGGTCTTTAACCATGTTGAAAAA AAATAACGTGGGTTATGCTTCTACGTGTAATGCTACTGGATTACCAATTGGAATGTTTATTGGTTCAGTTTGTCCAATTCTGCTGGTATCTGAGGActtcaacaataaatattttcgaGTTATGCCTACCACTGGTGGTTTAATGACATTGCAAA cttttatatatttgtggagcattatatttttattaataactacattaattggtatatttaaaaaggagaaagataataaattagaattggACCACGTAAAGATCAgcgtttttcaaaattataaactgCTATGGGACATTTTAAAGAAGCCTAAAATAAGACTATTAGCAATAGCATTGCTAACAGCAAGG tttGGATTTTCTGGAATGGACACTGCATCGGATTTGAAATTAATCGATGCCGGGATATCTAAAGATGACATTATGATAATAGAAACCGGCATGTATGCTGTAAAATTTATCATGCCAATTTTCGTATCCAAATACATTTCTGGTCCTAAACCGATGGATCTTTATCTGACGATGACACCAATCag ATTGATTTGGAGTATTACTTACATGGTATTGATTTACTACACTCCgagcttaataaataataatggagaTATAAAAGtaccgatttattattatttctcattaacattaatttttgcaGTAAATACG atGCTGAGTTTTTTCATGTTATTAGCATTATACGCTTTCTTCTGTCGATCAAGCGATCCACGTTTTGGCGGCACGTACATGgcgttatataatacattttattttctgggATGGTTAATACCTAATACTTTGGTTCTAAAAATGATCGCTCTTCTAACTTTTAGTACATGCTCAAACGACATCCGAAACAGTTGCCTCACACCAGATTTAAAAAGt GTATGTGCTGTAAACGGCGGAAGTTGTGAAGTTTTTGTGGACGGTTACTTTATAACAATGATCATCTGTATGGTCATTGGATTCATCTGGTACTTTTTATAcagaaataaacttaaaaattacaagCCAATGAGCACCTCAGAATGGTCAGTAAATGTGTCGTAA